The following coding sequences lie in one Oryza brachyantha chromosome 10, ObraRS2, whole genome shotgun sequence genomic window:
- the LOC121055595 gene encoding protein TIFY 11e-like produces the protein MRELRSLVLVFLSSLPVAYIGQIGHEQSNPYTHTHKTGESRGRINVRRVLRAQGQRDSPTGQATMAAAADCGGGRRMFAVACGVLSRCVKAEAAAGKMASCYPASPAATMLLMPGADVVPDVREEEERAQGKKPEIVYGGRVLVLDGFPAVGAAELVRAAAGGGGGGGPADLPVARKASLQRFMEKRRGRLGATAPYSPRARGAPAAPLPFRPLAASARKDDDGGAGCWLELATPGGSGRAAW, from the coding sequence ATGCGTGAACTTCGCTCGCTTGTGCTAGTTTTTTTGTCGTCCTTACCAGTAGCCTATATAGGCCAAATTGGCCATGAACAATCAAATCCATACACGCACACGCACAAAACCGGTGAGTCCAGAGGGAGGATCAACGTGCGTCGCGTGCTCAGAGCCCAAGGACAGAGAGACTCACCCACCGGGCaggcgacgatggcggcggcggcggattgcggtggcggccggcggatgTTCGCCGTGGCGTGCGGCGTGCTCAGCCGCTGCGTCAaggccgaggcggccgccgGGAAGATGGCGAGCTGTTACCCCgcttcgccggcggccacgATGTTGCTTATGCCGGGAGCGGACGTCGTGCCGGAcgtgagggaggaggaggagcgcgccCAGGGGAAGAAGCCCGAGATCGTGTACGGCGGGCGGGTGCTGGTGCTCGACGGCTTCCCCGCGGTCGGCGCGGCCGAGCTggtgcgcgccgcggcgggcggcggcggcggcgggggccccGCCGACCTGCCGGTGGCGAGGAAGGCGTCGCTGCAGCGGTTCATGGAGAAGAGGCGCGGCAGGCTCGGTGCGACGGCGCCGTACTCGCCACGGGCACgcggggcgccggcggcccctTTGCCGTTCCGGCCACTGGCGGCCAGTGCCCGCaaggacgacgacggaggcGCCGGGTGCTGGCTCGAGCTGGCCACGCCGGGGGGATCAGGCCGCGCGGCGTGGTGA
- the LOC121055590 gene encoding protein TIFY 11e-like, translated as MAAVDCGGGRRRRFAVACGVLSSCIKAQAAAGKMASCYYPASSSSAAATTMLLMPGADVVPDVREEEEEDQDARRAPVGQLAIVYGGRVLVFDGCRAQSAAELVRAAAARGAWQEADARRGGGRAELPVARKASLQRFIDKRRGRLAAAAAPYSPRPSRSALAARAWLAMGTPGSGCAAR; from the coding sequence ATGGCAGCGGTGGActgcggtggcggccggcggaggcggttCGCGGTGGCGTGCGGCGTGCTCAGCAGCTGCATCAAGGCCCAGGCGGCCGCCGGGAAGATGGCGAGTTGTTACTAccccgcctcgtcgtcgtcggcggcggcgaccacgaTGCTACTTATGCCGGGAGCGGACGTGGTGCCGGAcgtgagggaggaggaggaggaggatcagGACGCGCGACGGGCGCCGGTGGGGCAGCTGGCGATCGTGTACGGCGGGCGGGTGCTGGTGTTCGACGGCTGCCGGGCGCAGAGCGCGGCCGAGCtggtgcgcgccgccgccgcacggggCGCGTGGCAGGAGGCcgacgcgcggcgcggcggcgggcgcgccgAACTTCCGGTGGCGAGGAAGGCGTCGCTGCAGCGGTTCATCGACAAGAGGCGTGGCaggctcgcggcggcggcggcgccgtacTCCCCACGGCCGTCGCGGTCGGCATTGGCGGCCAGAGCCTGGCTCGCGATGGGAACACCGGGATCAGGCTGCGCGGCGCGGTGA
- the LOC121055576 gene encoding protein TIFY 11d-like produces MAATAAAGSSSSRFAVTCGLLRQYMMEQRHHQHPTTPTPTPPQVEEEEEQVADARTMQLFPPRRAATSSSQPAPAPGTAPLTIFYDGRVVVFDDVPAEKAVELMKLARSVCSPAPVANAAPPPTPQPVQPAAAAPPLPDMPIARKASLQRFLQKRKQRITASEPYKKAEVASPAPTPEKSFAAVMPVKDEPATWLGL; encoded by the exons atggccgccaccgccgccgccggcagcagcagcagcaggttcGCCGTCACGTGCGGGCTCCTCAGGCAGTACATGATGGAGcagcgccaccaccagcaTCCGACGacgcccacgcccacgccgccgcaggttgaggaggaggaggagcaggtggCGGATGCCCGGACCATGCAGCTCTtccccccgcgccgcgcggcgacgtcgtcctcccagccggcgccggcgccgggcacGGCGCCGCTGACCATCTTCTACGACGGGCGGGTGGTCGTGTTCGACGACGTCCCGGCCGAGAAGGCCGTCGAGCTCATGAAGCTGGCTCGCTCGGtgtgctcgccggcgcccgTGGCTaacgctgcgccgccgccgacgccgcagcCCGTGCAgccggcagccgccgccccCCCGCTCCCCGATATGCCGATCGCCAGGAAGGCGTCGCTGCAGCGGTTCCTCCAGAAGAGGAAGCAGAG GATCACGGCGAGCGAACCATACAAgaaggcggaggtggcgtcgccggcgccgacgccggagaAGAGCTTCGCCGCCGTCATGCCGGTGAAAGACGAGCCGGCGACTTGGCTGGGGCTCTGA